CTGTCATCCGGTCGGTCGTACACCGCGCCCTGGTCGGGCACGGGGACGAGGTCATCGGTTTCGAGGACGGCTTCAAGGGCCTCCTCGACGGCCACTTCCGCCCCCTCGACATCAATGCCGTCAGCGGCATTCTCGCCCGCGGCGGCACGATCCTCGGCTCGGCGCGCATGGAGCGCTCCCGCCTGCACGAGGCCGCCGAGAACGCCCGGGAGCTGGCGACGCGCTACGGCATCGACGCCCTCATCCCGATCGGCGGCGAAGGCACCCTGACCGCCGCCCGGATGCTGTCGGACGCCGGGATGCCGGTCGTCGGCGTGCCGAAGACCATCGACAACGACATCTCCTCCACCGACCGCACCTTCGGCTTCGACACCGCCGTCATGGTCGCCACCGAGGCCATCGACCGCCTCAAGACCACCGCCGAATCGCACCAGCGCGTGATGGTCGTCGAGGTGATGGGCCGCCACGCGGGCTGGATCGCCCTGGAGTCCGGCATGGCCGGCGGCGCCCACGGCATCTGCCTGCCGGAGCGCCCCTTCGAGGTGGACGCCCTGGTGAAGATGGTGGAGGAACGATTCTCCCGCGGTAAGAAGTTCGCCGTCA
Above is a genomic segment from Streptomyces sp. NBC_01233 containing:
- a CDS encoding ATP-dependent 6-phosphofructokinase, which encodes MRIGVLTAGGDCPGLNAVIRSVVHRALVGHGDEVIGFEDGFKGLLDGHFRPLDINAVSGILARGGTILGSARMERSRLHEAAENARELATRYGIDALIPIGGEGTLTAARMLSDAGMPVVGVPKTIDNDISSTDRTFGFDTAVMVATEAIDRLKTTAESHQRVMVVEVMGRHAGWIALESGMAGGAHGICLPERPFEVDALVKMVEERFSRGKKFAVICVAEGAHPAEGSMPYEKGAIDQYGHERFAGIGNRLAIELEHRLGKEARPVILGHVQRGGVPTAYDRVLATRFGWHAVEAVHRGDFGNMTALRGTDIVMAPLASATTELKTVPEDRMYEAESVF